Within the Arthrobacter sp. UKPF54-2 genome, the region TGACTTCCCTGCGCTGGATCGGGACGCCGCGGGGCGCCTCGATGCCGATCCGGACGCCGTCGCCGCGGCCTTCCAGAACAGTGATGACGATGCCGTCGCCGATCATGATCTGTTCGCCCGGCTTGCGTGTGAGTACCAGCATTCTCTCAATCTACCCTTCGTGGCCGGGCGCTGCGTCCCACGGCAGCGGCCGGGTCGCCGGGCGCCCGTCGATCCAGCCGACAGGCAGGCCGAGGTCGTCAACGCTTTCGGGCGTGGCGGTGTCCGCCGCGCCCACGACGGCCACCGCGGCAACGTCAAGCCGCGCCCGCAGCAGGCCGACCCAGCGGGCAGTGTCCTCATGTTTGCGTCCGGCGTCCACGACCACCCAGAGCTGGTCCGGAGAGAGCGCTGCGATCGCCTGGAGCCGGGCCAGGGTGTGGCGCCCCTTGCCCAGTCCGAAGGCGGCCAGCACGGTCTGCTCCGTTTCGACGGCATGGGCGCGGGCCGCCGTCGCGCTCTGGCGTCCGTCCAGGTGCAGGTGTCCGTAGGCGCTGAGCTCCCCAGCGGTGCGGACGTCCGCGCCGCCGGCGGCGATGGACATGGCCAGGGCGGTGTCCAGCGCGTCGTCGTCGAGTCCCACCAGGACCACCAGGTCACCGGTGCCGCCGAGCGGGACCGGGGGCATCTCGCGAACGGGCGCGGCGGCCCGCGCCGTGGGCGACGGCGACGGCGGCACCGGCGGGCCGGGTGCCGGCGCGGGGGGCTCCGCTCCCCCGCTCCCCGGGTGGGCCGGAACCCGGGCGCCGGAGCGCGCCGGTTCGGGCGCCGGCGGACGGAGGCCGGAACCGAGCTGGTCCAGCAGTTCAGCGAAGCCCGGCGATTCGGTGGACACTCCCGGGCCGGCCGTGCGGTGCAGGGTCAGTTCGGCGGCGTCGGCCTCGGCCAGCAGGGCTGCGATCGCGTCGCCCTGCAGCTCGTGGCCGGGCGCGGAGGCGGACCGCAGTCCGCCCGGTACCCCCGGCCGCGGCGTGTCGCGGGGGGCGTCCCGTGGCGTATCCCGTTGCGTGTCGCGGACGGCGTCGCGCG harbors:
- a CDS encoding carbon storage regulator, whose amino-acid sequence is MLVLTRKPGEQIMIGDGIVITVLEGRGDGVRIGIEAPRGVPIQRREVIEAIAAANLAAAEAGAEAGSGTEDALRGLLPPAAARPVD